The following proteins are co-located in the Fructilactobacillus carniphilus genome:
- a CDS encoding YbgA family protein, producing MEQWQADWAYQKYWIMAHSQHLYNAWRRLTRNNQWDDDKAVIAHELLLAAGEMQPTVKTLRNTYQHVWGYFKRSATPAEKAEFQAALADLTPEVDRVRPLLLTLAHQYRVDYLLQSRLLQEWEDDDHAPLA from the coding sequence ATGGAACAATGGCAAGCAGACTGGGCGTACCAAAAGTATTGGATAATGGCGCACTCCCAGCATTTATACAATGCCTGGCGTCGCTTGACCCGCAACAACCAGTGGGACGATGATAAGGCAGTAATTGCCCACGAACTGCTGTTGGCCGCGGGCGAAATGCAGCCAACAGTTAAAACCCTGCGTAACACCTATCAACACGTCTGGGGTTACTTTAAACGGAGTGCCACACCAGCAGAAAAGGCGGAATTCCAAGCGGCGTTGGCAGACTTGACGCCCGAAGTGGATCGCGTAAGGCCGTTGTTACTGACGTTGGCACACCAGTATCGGGTTGACTACTTATTACAAAGTCGGTTATTACAAGAATGGGAGGATGATGACCATGCGCCTCTGGCATGA
- a CDS encoding TIGR02328 family protein: MRLWHEALIQKLPRQQLLGQHRECAALRGNGWGRKHATVNYVFQHSPYKLFQFHMLVMDEMERRGYHPDQNWRQPEYRGKTCPAYQELTSCSLTKPIYPEHDDAYLQLCERLLAERTKKV; this comes from the coding sequence ATGCGCCTCTGGCATGAAGCCTTGATTCAGAAACTACCTCGCCAACAACTGCTAGGACAACACCGGGAGTGTGCAGCGTTGCGGGGCAACGGTTGGGGTCGTAAGCATGCGACCGTGAACTACGTCTTTCAGCATTCACCGTATAAATTGTTTCAGTTTCACATGCTGGTGATGGACGAGATGGAACGCCGGGGCTACCATCCGGATCAAAATTGGCGCCAACCGGAGTATCGGGGCAAAACTTGTCCAGCATATCAGGAACTGACTTCCTGTTCATTAACTAAGCCGATTTATCCAGAGCATGATGATGCTTATCTGCAGTTGTGTGAGCGACTACTGGCAGAGCGGACGAAGAAAGTGTAA
- a CDS encoding D-alanyl-D-alanine carboxypeptidase family protein, producing the protein MDNQFNQHHYHRSRSWFTRKRTGIIIVVLLLLISGGAAGIAYHSYQAQSAPKPAKTIPVKKHTNTVALAKPLHLNQTKAHQAIVIDAQTGQVLGEKNANQQVGIASESKMLTAYAVLKAIKAKKITWNTEVPITKKSDWSHKDPNVYAHLDVHEGEKLQVRTLFNAMYTLSANDAAFALADFMKPKSLTQQQALTKWAQELNLRGSKWFNAAGQLNRNAGAYKVSHQKWNAENTASVAQVAKMAYRNLQISPELHQDYHDLDFIYHPKPDQSKSLETELSRFQKGVKPHLNNPLNLSFKNYKTGSSPKYGGGISAFMQAPDGHQFIVVVDGAGPYISRAPRFQESVNALNEVLAHKQPISFQKGQEVTNLKTIDEPHAHSTRVKKKAVYWNDK; encoded by the coding sequence ATGGACAACCAATTTAACCAGCATCATTATCATCGCTCTCGTTCCTGGTTTACCCGGAAACGGACTGGAATCATCATCGTAGTTTTACTACTACTCATTAGTGGTGGAGCTGCCGGCATCGCTTATCATTCCTACCAAGCTCAGTCGGCTCCCAAACCCGCTAAGACCATCCCAGTTAAAAAACACACCAATACCGTTGCTTTGGCCAAACCGCTGCATCTCAACCAAACCAAGGCCCATCAGGCCATCGTGATTGATGCCCAAACCGGACAGGTGCTGGGTGAAAAAAACGCTAATCAACAGGTCGGAATCGCCTCAGAAAGTAAGATGTTAACCGCCTATGCCGTGTTAAAAGCCATTAAAGCCAAAAAGATTACCTGGAATACGGAAGTCCCGATTACCAAAAAATCAGATTGGTCCCACAAAGATCCCAACGTCTATGCCCACCTCGATGTTCATGAAGGCGAAAAACTGCAGGTCAGAACCCTCTTTAATGCCATGTACACCCTGTCTGCTAACGACGCGGCCTTTGCCCTTGCAGACTTCATGAAACCCAAGAGCTTAACCCAGCAACAGGCGCTAACCAAGTGGGCCCAGGAACTGAACCTCCGGGGCTCCAAGTGGTTTAACGCGGCAGGACAACTAAACCGGAACGCCGGGGCTTACAAGGTTAGCCACCAGAAGTGGAATGCCGAAAATACGGCAAGTGTGGCACAAGTGGCCAAAATGGCCTACCGAAACCTTCAAATTAGTCCGGAACTTCACCAGGATTATCATGATCTTGACTTTATCTATCATCCAAAACCAGACCAATCCAAATCTCTAGAAACCGAACTATCACGTTTTCAAAAGGGCGTTAAACCTCACTTGAATAATCCATTGAACCTCAGCTTCAAAAACTACAAAACGGGATCTAGTCCCAAATACGGGGGCGGCATTTCCGCCTTCATGCAAGCTCCTGATGGACACCAGTTTATCGTCGTTGTAGATGGGGCTGGACCTTACATCAGTCGGGCGCCCCGCTTTCAAGAGAGCGTTAATGCTTTAAATGAAGTCTTAGCGCACAAACAACCCATCTCGTTCCAGAAGGGACAAGAAGTTACGAACCTGAAAACCATTGATGAACCGCACGCCCACTCCACCCGGGTTAAGAAAAAAGCCGTTTATTGGAATGACAAATAA
- a CDS encoding NCS2 family permease, with amino-acid sequence MGTKIASFFNFKELGTNFRTETLAGVTTFVSMVYILFVNPQVLGAAGMDKGAVFTATAIATAFGCILMGVIANYPFALSAGLGVNAFFAYSVCIGMKVPWQTAMSGVFIASILFIILTAMKLREKIINAIPVDLKAAIGGGIGLFIAFIGFHDGGLVVANKSTLVSLGSLTNPLTLLTVAGLIITLFLMSAKVPGAIFVGMIISSAIGMITGIIKLPTAIVAGVPSIKSTFLVGLFNVDKINTPQLFVVVLTFLLVTFFDTAGTLIGLAEQAGYMRNNQMPRVGRALAADSTTMLVGSLLGTSPMSVYVESSAGIAVGGRSGFTAIVTGIMFIFAMFFSPLLAVITSQITAPALIIVGVLMAKSLAQVDWSKFELAAPAFLIAVGMPLTYSISDGIALGFIAYPITMIAAKRGKEVGWMMYALAIVFLIFFLILKN; translated from the coding sequence ATGGGAACTAAAATCGCGTCGTTTTTCAACTTTAAGGAGCTCGGGACGAACTTCCGCACGGAAACGCTCGCCGGAGTAACGACCTTTGTTTCAATGGTCTACATCCTCTTCGTTAACCCCCAGGTTTTAGGGGCAGCCGGAATGGACAAGGGAGCGGTCTTTACCGCCACAGCCATAGCAACTGCCTTTGGATGTATTTTGATGGGAGTCATTGCGAACTATCCGTTTGCGCTGTCAGCCGGGCTGGGAGTGAATGCCTTCTTCGCCTACTCTGTTTGTATCGGGATGAAGGTGCCGTGGCAAACGGCCATGAGTGGGGTCTTCATTGCCTCAATCCTCTTCATCATTTTAACGGCAATGAAACTGCGGGAAAAAATCATCAATGCGATTCCCGTAGATTTAAAGGCCGCGATTGGAGGCGGAATTGGACTTTTCATCGCCTTCATCGGCTTTCACGATGGGGGCCTGGTGGTTGCTAACAAGAGTACGTTGGTCAGCCTCGGTTCCCTCACTAATCCGTTGACCTTACTCACGGTGGCAGGCTTAATCATCACCCTCTTCTTGATGAGTGCCAAGGTTCCCGGAGCCATCTTCGTTGGGATGATCATTTCCTCCGCAATTGGAATGATTACCGGCATTATCAAACTCCCTACGGCAATTGTTGCTGGTGTGCCCAGCATCAAATCAACTTTTTTAGTCGGACTCTTCAACGTGGATAAAATTAACACTCCGCAGTTGTTCGTCGTGGTACTAACCTTCCTGCTGGTAACCTTCTTTGATACAGCCGGAACCCTGATTGGCCTGGCAGAACAAGCCGGTTACATGCGCAACAACCAAATGCCTCGGGTTGGAAGAGCCCTCGCTGCTGATTCAACGACCATGTTAGTCGGATCACTGCTGGGAACTTCCCCGATGAGTGTCTACGTCGAATCATCCGCCGGAATCGCCGTGGGTGGTCGCTCTGGATTCACCGCCATCGTTACGGGAATTATGTTCATCTTTGCGATGTTCTTCTCCCCGTTACTGGCTGTGATTACCAGTCAAATTACGGCGCCCGCCTTAATTATCGTTGGGGTTTTGATGGCTAAATCGCTCGCACAGGTCGACTGGAGCAAGTTTGAATTAGCTGCCCCAGCGTTCTTAATCGCAGTCGGAATGCCACTAACGTACAGTATCTCAGATGGAATTGCGCTCGGTTTCATCGCCTACCCAATTACCATGATTGCCGCTAAACGGGGTAAAGAAGTGGGTTGGATGATGTACGCCTTAGCAATTGTCTTCCTGATTTTCTTCTTGATTCTAAAAAATTAA
- a CDS encoding NAD(P)-binding oxidoreductase, with protein MTNSILVVGNGPLTTNVKHQLNATNHVIIKQEQLTEEATYAQLPPQLAAIVITAGPNDVDLVVEAVDAALQHQRVTVQRWILVSSAGIDGEVQGALNYPGVTDVAEYLREQRYAIKLIDETELPYLIIRPGRLVSEKQGPAQLFNEGELVPEGVVSYETISNLIKAGLQGKYQNQSIAVIETAEEEE; from the coding sequence ATGACAAATTCAATTTTAGTGGTGGGGAACGGTCCCTTAACCACTAATGTAAAACACCAATTAAATGCAACCAATCACGTAATTATAAAGCAGGAGCAGTTAACCGAGGAGGCTACCTACGCCCAGTTGCCGCCACAACTAGCTGCCATAGTGATCACGGCTGGTCCGAACGATGTAGACCTAGTGGTGGAGGCGGTCGATGCCGCCTTGCAACATCAACGCGTAACGGTCCAGCGCTGGATTTTGGTCTCGTCCGCTGGAATTGACGGCGAAGTCCAAGGTGCTTTGAATTATCCCGGGGTTACGGACGTCGCAGAATACCTGCGTGAACAACGGTATGCCATCAAATTGATTGATGAAACGGAACTACCGTACCTGATTATTCGCCCCGGCAGGTTAGTGTCTGAAAAACAGGGTCCCGCCCAATTATTCAACGAAGGGGAGCTTGTCCCCGAGGGCGTTGTTTCATATGAAACAATTAGTAATTTAATTAAAGCGGGTTTACAAGGTAAATACCAGAATCAATCGATTGCAGTGATTGAAACCGCAGAGGAGGAAGAATGA
- a CDS encoding PD-(D/E)XK nuclease family protein produces the protein MSLQFILGKASTDHAGQVIQAMQTSAAQHPSDQYFQIVPNNVKFEAELGTLKRLNLEEQATYAQNQIQTFSFSRLIWYFLRDHPAYQVPQLSSVAINMIIFQIITDHEADLTIYRGEGKQAGFIQQVAEQLMELQQGNVSPDDLQQLQQTATGELRNKLHDLAIIYRAFLAATDGKYLYKAATLELLNEYLLRMPAQQLEQLHFYFTGFSELTAQELQLVHTLIRRAHVVVDLTLDQPVREVAPAPEAFFAQPGRLYYRLYQYAQAHSRILPDQYAPTRDLQPGLQQLEEYWISSSELDRQLPEAPRSNPAVHVLQAATPFDELMNVSTKIRQLVATGKYRYGDFLVVARNLSDYENIIDPIFSMQQIPYFTDIQKQMENHPLVVLLQALFAIYKPNRARNYRYEDVMKLLKTELLIPKQTEKLADFRWQLALCENLVLKNGYYGKKWTQQEDWKYTTVVDETTGVVVDKNQAFSKAINQIRHFVKDNLPPFYRRLTKAKTGREAAQILYQFLVNHGVPDRLQEWQQQATEAGNLQEAGQAEQVWNEFCHILDDYVNVLGDQEFVQDDFLALLQAGFVGATYSQIPSTLDQVTISEMGRYHLRDKRITIVVGADDHSLPVRIERQSLLSDGDRDQLSEQLAPDQFLATTSETKMVAEPYEDYLTFLTPQDQLYFSHHAGNGADDTLLKQSPYVQRIQEFFQLTPEVFHAQPDANELDVQPYLGSPRATLKYLIPAALASRKQQQKLNASWAAVRTTLEQDANPQLQRLTRNLMSSLDYRNEPTPLTNEIVTGLYGNQILTSISKLEEFYSNPYEYFLEYGLRLKERDEFEINPADTGTFYHEALDHLMKLVNQQQLELGDLDDQQVTELVTEVTTKLIEDDQAQRYEILQSSERMNYIKNQLIKTVTEMAQALRNQARHVHMRPRQTEVAFGPGKHYQELKFALDNHKQVSVQGRIDRIDGMDVDGTDYLNIVDYKSSEREIKFAQVYDGTAMQMMTYMDAVLQNLESIGDTEQARLIGALYLHVFDPVLDYTELKNWQDPQQIQQRLLQKHKYNGILLADKDVLQSLGDQDVSAVYPFRFKNDGDFYKDSKIISQADLNRVINHTEQLIQTAGNRIFAGDTRLWPARFQDKSNITNSAYQSVMQFDPLLAENNYREVENLSMAEVLEKLRAEQKGGNHE, from the coding sequence ATGAGTTTACAGTTTATCCTGGGAAAGGCGAGTACGGACCATGCGGGGCAAGTGATTCAAGCGATGCAAACGTCTGCCGCGCAGCATCCCAGCGATCAGTACTTTCAAATTGTTCCGAATAACGTTAAATTCGAAGCAGAATTGGGGACGCTGAAACGATTGAACTTGGAAGAACAGGCGACCTACGCGCAAAACCAAATTCAAACGTTCTCGTTTTCACGGCTGATTTGGTACTTTTTGCGGGATCATCCGGCTTATCAAGTCCCTCAGTTATCTTCAGTGGCCATTAATATGATTATTTTCCAGATTATCACCGACCACGAAGCCGATTTAACCATCTACCGGGGCGAAGGCAAGCAAGCCGGTTTTATTCAGCAGGTCGCCGAGCAACTGATGGAGTTGCAGCAGGGGAACGTTAGTCCCGATGATTTACAGCAGCTGCAACAGACAGCGACCGGAGAATTACGCAATAAGCTCCATGATCTAGCTATCATTTACCGGGCTTTTTTAGCCGCAACCGACGGGAAATATTTGTATAAAGCGGCGACCTTGGAACTATTGAACGAGTACCTTTTGCGGATGCCCGCTCAGCAGTTAGAGCAGCTCCACTTTTACTTTACTGGTTTTAGTGAGCTGACCGCGCAGGAACTGCAGTTAGTTCACACCTTGATTCGCAGAGCGCACGTGGTGGTCGATTTGACGCTGGATCAACCCGTTCGCGAGGTGGCTCCCGCACCTGAAGCATTCTTTGCGCAACCAGGCCGGCTCTATTACCGGTTATACCAATATGCGCAAGCACACAGCCGGATTCTACCCGATCAGTATGCCCCCACGCGGGACTTACAACCCGGGTTACAACAGTTAGAAGAATACTGGATTAGTAGTAGCGAGTTAGACCGGCAATTACCGGAGGCACCGCGATCTAATCCAGCGGTGCACGTGTTACAGGCTGCGACGCCCTTTGATGAGTTAATGAACGTTTCGACCAAGATTCGCCAATTAGTCGCCACCGGGAAGTACCGGTACGGGGATTTCTTGGTGGTTGCTCGGAATTTGAGTGATTACGAAAACATCATTGACCCCATTTTCTCAATGCAACAAATCCCGTACTTTACGGATATCCAGAAGCAGATGGAAAATCATCCGTTGGTAGTACTGTTACAGGCCCTCTTTGCGATTTACAAGCCCAACCGGGCCCGCAACTATCGCTACGAAGACGTGATGAAGCTCTTGAAAACGGAGCTGTTAATTCCCAAACAAACTGAAAAACTAGCGGACTTTCGCTGGCAACTGGCCTTGTGTGAAAACCTAGTCTTGAAAAACGGCTACTACGGTAAGAAATGGACGCAGCAAGAAGACTGGAAGTACACGACCGTCGTGGATGAAACCACGGGCGTGGTCGTGGACAAGAATCAGGCGTTTTCAAAGGCCATCAATCAGATTCGCCACTTTGTGAAAGATAATTTACCGCCGTTCTACCGCCGGCTGACGAAAGCCAAGACCGGTCGGGAAGCGGCGCAAATCCTGTACCAGTTTTTGGTGAACCATGGAGTCCCTGACCGTTTGCAAGAATGGCAACAACAGGCGACTGAAGCCGGGAATCTTCAGGAAGCCGGACAGGCCGAGCAGGTGTGGAATGAATTTTGCCACATTTTAGACGACTACGTGAACGTATTAGGGGACCAGGAATTCGTGCAGGATGACTTCTTAGCCCTTCTACAAGCTGGTTTTGTAGGCGCCACCTACTCCCAGATTCCGTCGACCTTAGATCAGGTAACGATTTCAGAAATGGGGCGGTACCACCTCCGCGATAAACGGATTACGATTGTGGTCGGCGCTGATGACCACAGCTTACCGGTCCGAATTGAACGCCAGAGTCTGCTGAGTGATGGGGATCGAGATCAACTGAGTGAGCAGTTAGCCCCGGATCAGTTTTTAGCTACCACTAGCGAAACGAAAATGGTCGCGGAACCGTACGAAGACTACTTAACCTTTCTGACGCCGCAGGATCAGCTGTATTTTTCCCACCACGCGGGTAATGGGGCTGATGATACGTTATTGAAGCAATCCCCCTACGTGCAGCGGATTCAGGAATTTTTCCAGCTGACGCCCGAGGTATTTCACGCTCAACCTGATGCGAATGAATTGGACGTGCAGCCGTATCTAGGGTCGCCCCGGGCCACGTTGAAGTACTTGATTCCAGCCGCGCTAGCTAGTCGGAAGCAACAGCAAAAGTTAAACGCTAGTTGGGCAGCAGTTCGGACTACGTTAGAGCAGGATGCTAATCCGCAACTGCAACGATTGACGCGTAATCTGATGAGCAGTTTGGATTATCGTAACGAACCGACGCCATTGACCAATGAGATTGTGACGGGTCTATATGGGAACCAAATTCTGACTTCGATTTCCAAATTGGAAGAGTTTTATTCCAATCCGTACGAATACTTTTTGGAGTACGGGTTGCGACTCAAAGAGCGGGATGAATTTGAGATTAATCCAGCCGATACGGGAACCTTCTACCATGAAGCGCTCGACCACTTGATGAAACTGGTAAACCAGCAACAGCTGGAACTAGGGGATTTAGATGATCAACAGGTTACGGAGCTAGTCACGGAAGTCACCACGAAGCTGATTGAGGATGATCAGGCGCAACGCTACGAAATTTTGCAAAGTTCGGAGCGGATGAACTACATTAAGAATCAATTGATTAAGACAGTGACTGAGATGGCGCAGGCCTTGCGGAATCAAGCTCGGCACGTGCACATGCGGCCTCGCCAAACCGAGGTCGCCTTTGGCCCGGGTAAACACTACCAAGAGCTGAAGTTTGCTTTAGATAATCACAAACAAGTTAGTGTGCAGGGGCGGATTGACCGAATCGATGGGATGGACGTCGATGGGACGGACTACCTCAACATCGTGGACTACAAATCAAGTGAGCGCGAGATTAAATTTGCGCAGGTCTACGATGGAACCGCCATGCAGATGATGACGTACATGGATGCCGTATTACAGAATTTGGAATCCATCGGAGACACGGAGCAGGCGCGTTTGATTGGCGCTTTGTACCTGCACGTCTTTGATCCGGTGCTGGATTATACGGAACTGAAAAACTGGCAGGATCCACAACAAATTCAGCAACGTTTGTTACAAAAACACAAGTACAATGGGATTTTGTTGGCGGATAAAGACGTCTTGCAATCGCTAGGTGATCAGGACGTGAGCGCTGTTTATCCGTTTAGATTTAAGAATGATGGAGATTTCTATAAGGATAGCAAAATCATTTCACAAGCCGATCTAAACCGGGTAATCAATCACACGGAACAGTTGATTCAAACGGCCGGAAACCGCATTTTTGCGGGCGATACCCGGTTGTGGCCAGCTCGGTTCCAGGACAAATCCAACATCACCAATTCGGCCTATCAATCCGTGATGCAATTTGATCCGTTACTGGCAGAGAATAACTATCGAGAGGTGGAGAACCTCAGCATGGCGGAAGTCCTAGAAAAGTTACGAGCAGAACAGAAAGGAGGCAATCATGAGTGA